One Legionella lansingensis genomic region harbors:
- a CDS encoding GNAT family N-acetyltransferase, giving the protein MSTQTQTIVIRDLDKEDIVIATTILTQAFAQDPVMQWICGDRYPQVAPALFEAITRYCMLYGKAFCTSKMESVALRKLPFDTKFSWWKAFRAGYLALPKRMGNEAFKRLMLFDDLTQKERKKQMGNNSYWYCWCLATRPEKQGKGFGTALIQHTFNLAAETGFPCYLETAVRKNQTLYEKNGYVKVSEFNLPDSEVVIISMLRE; this is encoded by the coding sequence ATGAGCACACAAACCCAAACGATTGTGATTCGTGATTTGGACAAAGAAGACATTGTAATTGCGACTACAATCTTAACACAAGCTTTTGCGCAAGATCCTGTGATGCAATGGATTTGTGGTGATCGTTACCCACAGGTCGCACCGGCCTTGTTTGAGGCTATTACTCGCTACTGCATGCTTTATGGTAAAGCCTTTTGTACCTCCAAAATGGAGTCTGTTGCCTTACGAAAATTACCCTTTGATACAAAATTTTCCTGGTGGAAAGCCTTTCGCGCTGGTTATTTAGCGTTGCCTAAACGGATGGGAAATGAAGCCTTTAAACGATTAATGCTCTTCGATGATCTAACGCAAAAAGAGCGCAAAAAACAAATGGGCAACAATTCTTATTGGTATTGTTGGTGTCTTGCAACCCGCCCTGAAAAACAAGGCAAAGGTTTTGGCACAGCGTTAATACAGCATACATTTAATTTAGCCGCAGAGACAGGTTTTCCCTGCTATTTGGAAACAGCAGTCCGCAAAAACCAAACATTATATGAAAAGAACGGCTATGTAAAAGTCTCAGAGT
- a CDS encoding aspartate aminotransferase family protein, producing MALITSYNPLPINFTHGKGVWLYDAQGNAYLDALSGIAVCGLGHVHPDVTRTIQEQAAKLLHTSNAYHINEQEMLAERLTSLTGTKQAFFANSGAEANEAAIKLTRLFGHKKDIETPSIIVMERAFHGRTMATLTASGSRKVQAGFEPFVPGFIRAPFNDIDAIHTIAANRDDVVAVMLEPIQGEGGIYPAEDSYLRAVADLCKKHDWLLILDEIQTGNGRTGKYFSFMHTGIQPDIITTAKGLGNGIPISVCLMSEKACDLFKPGNHGSTFGGNPFACATALTVMDVIERDKLCDLVTHNSVILKEKLMLELGEHPSVRAIRGKGYMMGIELDRPATDARMIGLKNGILFNVTADTVVRLLPPLIINEEEINELVLRLTKTIMEFVNKQ from the coding sequence ATGGCACTAATCACGAGTTACAACCCTTTACCGATTAACTTTACGCATGGTAAAGGCGTTTGGTTATACGATGCTCAAGGTAACGCTTATCTGGATGCGTTGAGCGGCATTGCCGTTTGCGGATTGGGTCATGTGCATCCAGACGTAACTCGTACCATCCAGGAACAAGCTGCCAAATTGCTGCATACGTCTAATGCCTACCATATCAACGAACAAGAGATGCTTGCTGAAAGGCTAACATCCCTGACTGGCACAAAACAGGCTTTTTTCGCCAATTCAGGTGCAGAGGCTAATGAAGCTGCCATCAAGCTCACTCGCCTTTTTGGTCACAAAAAAGACATTGAAACGCCTTCCATTATCGTTATGGAGCGAGCCTTTCATGGTCGCACCATGGCCACGCTCACAGCATCGGGTAGCCGAAAAGTCCAAGCTGGGTTTGAACCTTTTGTACCCGGTTTTATTCGTGCCCCATTTAATGATATTGATGCCATTCATACCATTGCTGCTAACCGTGATGACGTAGTAGCTGTCATGCTTGAACCCATTCAGGGGGAGGGCGGCATTTATCCTGCCGAAGATTCTTATCTGCGTGCGGTCGCAGATTTATGCAAAAAACACGATTGGCTACTCATTTTAGATGAAATTCAAACGGGTAATGGTCGCACTGGGAAATACTTTTCATTTATGCACACTGGGATCCAACCTGACATCATTACAACTGCCAAAGGTTTAGGCAATGGCATTCCCATTAGTGTTTGCTTGATGAGTGAAAAAGCCTGTGATTTATTTAAACCTGGAAATCATGGCTCTACGTTCGGAGGAAACCCCTTCGCTTGCGCTACAGCACTCACCGTCATGGATGTGATTGAACGTGACAAATTATGTGACTTGGTCACCCACAATAGTGTTATCCTCAAAGAAAAACTCATGCTCGAACTAGGAGAACACCCGAGCGTCCGCGCTATTAGGGGTAAAGGTTACATGATGGGTATTGAACTGGATAGACCTGCTACCGATGCCAGGATGATAGGTCTTAAAAACGGCATTTTATTTAACGTAACTGCCGATACCGTAGTTAGACTTCTGCCTCCATTGATCATTAATGAGGAAGAAATTAATGAGTTGGTTTTAAGGCTTACAAAAACAATCATGGAATTTGTCAACAAACAATGA
- a CDS encoding superoxide dismutase: MAFTLPPLPYAKNALAPHISEETLEYHYGKHHNAYVTNLNKLIVGTEYENLGLEDIIKKSSGGLFNNAAQTWNHTFYWHCLSPNGGDEPTGKLADAITKHFGSFDKFKEEFSQVAATTFGSGWAWLVQDKQGALKITNTGNAGTPMTEDLQALLTCDVWEHAYYIDYRNARPDYIKAFWHLVNWDFVSSNMR; this comes from the coding sequence ATGGCATTTACACTACCACCGCTACCTTATGCAAAGAATGCTTTGGCGCCTCATATTTCCGAAGAAACCTTAGAATATCATTATGGGAAACACCATAACGCCTACGTTACTAATCTTAACAAGCTCATTGTAGGCACAGAATATGAAAATCTTGGGCTGGAAGACATCATTAAAAAGTCATCTGGCGGTCTGTTTAATAACGCTGCGCAAACATGGAACCACACCTTTTATTGGCATTGCTTAAGTCCTAATGGTGGTGATGAACCCACAGGTAAGCTTGCTGATGCGATTACTAAACACTTCGGCTCATTTGATAAATTTAAAGAAGAATTTTCTCAAGTAGCAGCCACGACCTTTGGATCCGGATGGGCTTGGCTAGTTCAGGACAAACAAGGCGCACTCAAAATTACGAACACTGGCAATGCCGGCACCCCTATGACTGAGGACTTGCAAGCATTATTAACCTGCGATGTCTGGGAGCATGCTTATTACATTGACTACCGCAACGCTCGTCCCGACTACATTAAAGCCTTTTGGCATCTAGTCAATTGGGATTTTGTAAGCAGTAATATGCGTTAG